The sequence AGCCCTGGTCATCAATCCATTGATCGTCTTTTTCATGATTCGCAAGAACCCTTATCCCCTTGTTTTTAAATGCCTCCGTGTCAGTGGGGTAACAGCCTTCTTCACTCGAAGTTCTGCAGCCAACATCCCTGTCAATATGCGTCTCTGTGAAGAATTGGGGCTGAATCCAGACACCTATTCTGTCTCCATTCCACTTGGTTCAACTGTAAACATGGCAGGCGCAGCCGTGACGATCAATATTTTGACGCTCGCTGCTGCCAATACCTTGCACATTCAGGTTGACTTTGGAACGGCGCTCATCCTGAGTGTCGTAGCGGCTATCTCTGCTTGTGGAGCATCTGGAGTTGCGGGAGGATCTCTCCTTCTCATCCCTGTTGCTTGTAGCCTCTTTGGCATCACCAATGATTTGGCCATGCAAGTCGTCAGCGTCGGCTTTATCATCGGGGTCATCCAAGACTCTTGCGAAACAGCCCTCAACTCTTCGACAGATGTGCTCTTCACTGCCATCGCCGAAATGAGCAGCTGGCCAAAAGAAAAACGCTATTAAATGAGCCTATCTCAAATAGACAAGAAAACCCAGACCTCGCGATCTGGGTTTTCTTATTTCTTAAAGTATTGTTTGCTTTCTTTGATGATGACAGGGGAGAGAGCTAAAAGGGCGATCAGGTTGGGCAAAGCCATCAGCCCATTCACAATATCCGCAATCACCCAGACCAGATCCAGCTTAAGGAAGCCTCCTAGTCCAACCATAAAAACAAAGAAGGTCCGATAGAGGTTGATATGTTTGACGCCAAAAAGGAATTCGAAACACCGCTCTCCGTAATAAGACCATCCAAGTATGGTCGTGGTCGCAAAAAGCACCAAGCATAGCGTTAGAATGATGCCTCCGACTGGACCAAAGACGCCTGTAAACGTATCCTGAGTCAAGGTACTAGTGCTGCCCTTAGCCATCCACTCACCTGAAACCAATAACGAAAGTCCTGTCAAACTACAGATGATAATGGTATCAATAAAGGTTCCTGTCATGGAGATCAAGCCCTGCTCGACTGGCTCATTGGTCTTCGCCGCTGCTGCTGCAATTGGGGCAGATCCGAGACCAGATTCATTAGAGAAAACTCCACGCGCCACCCCTTTTTGGATAGCCATTTTAACCGTTGCTCCTGCAAAACCTCCCATGGCTGCGGTCCCTGTAAAAGCACCCGAAAAGACTGCTTTTAAGGCTGGAAGCAATTGGTCCAGATGCAAGACAATAATCGTGACAGTCGCAAAGATATAGGCTGCAGCCATAAAAGGAACCACTTTTTCAGAGACTTTGGAAATCCAGTGAATCCCACCAAAGATGATAGTCGAAACCACTAGCGCAATCACTACACTAGCCACTTCTGGAGCTGTTCCAAAACTGGCTTGAAGGGATCCCGTAATGGAATTAACCTGGGTCATGGTTCCGATCCCAAAGAGAGCCACCAAAACTCCTGCAACCGCAAAGAAAATAGCCAGTGGTCGCCACTTCTCTCCCATCCCGTGAAGAATGTAGTACATCGGACCACCTGAGATATGACCGTTGTCATCCTTGGTCCGATAACGAATGGCTAAGAGCCCTTCTGCATACTTGGTCGCCATTCCAAAGAAGGCTGCCATCCACATCCAAAAGAGGGCACCTGGGCCACCTGTCTGAATCGCTGTAGCTACCCCTACAATATTCCCCGTCCCTACAGTAGCCGCTAGAGCTGTCGCAAGGGCTCCGAAACTCGAGATATCCCCGTGTCCCTCATCTTCTGTAAAGATCAAGCGAAAAGCTTTTGGAAGGTAGCGTATCTGAAGCAAACCCAAGCGAAGGGTCAGGTAGATCCC comes from Streptococcus parasanguinis ATCC 15912 and encodes:
- a CDS encoding alanine/glycine:cation symporter family protein, whose product is MDHVLQFFQQLDNLVWGAPLLVLLVGTGIYLTLRLGLLQIRYLPKAFRLIFTEDEGHGDISSFGALATALAATVGTGNIVGVATAIQTGGPGALFWMWMAAFFGMATKYAEGLLAIRYRTKDDNGHISGGPMYYILHGMGEKWRPLAIFFAVAGVLVALFGIGTMTQVNSITGSLQASFGTAPEVASVVIALVVSTIIFGGIHWISKVSEKVVPFMAAAYIFATVTIIVLHLDQLLPALKAVFSGAFTGTAAMGGFAGATVKMAIQKGVARGVFSNESGLGSAPIAAAAAKTNEPVEQGLISMTGTFIDTIIICSLTGLSLLVSGEWMAKGSTSTLTQDTFTGVFGPVGGIILTLCLVLFATTTILGWSYYGERCFEFLFGVKHINLYRTFFVFMVGLGGFLKLDLVWVIADIVNGLMALPNLIALLALSPVIIKESKQYFKK